A window from Photobacterium sp. DA100 encodes these proteins:
- a CDS encoding 2OG-Fe(II) oxygenase family protein, with product MKLEAVDYNAPDAAERFVESLRNTGFGVLKNHPIQQQLVQSIYDNWHGFFNTEEKEAFRFNVETQDGFFPAEVSEVAKGHTKKDIKEYFHYYPWGQCPDTLKAELQRYYEEANKLASQLLGWVEAYSPDGVSERYSQPLSSMIDGSEKTLLRVLHYPPLNGDEELGAIRAGAHEDINLLTVLPAANEPGLQVLTKEGEWLDVPCDFGNLIINIGDMLQEASGGYFPSTTHRVINPEGADKTKARISLPLFLHPKPEVVLSERHTANSYLMERLRELGVI from the coding sequence ATGAAATTGGAAGCAGTAGATTATAACGCGCCCGATGCTGCCGAGCGCTTTGTTGAATCCCTTCGAAATACGGGCTTTGGGGTACTGAAGAACCATCCGATCCAGCAGCAGCTGGTTCAGTCGATTTATGATAATTGGCATGGCTTTTTCAACACCGAAGAGAAAGAAGCGTTTCGATTCAATGTCGAGACCCAGGACGGTTTTTTCCCAGCCGAAGTCTCTGAAGTTGCCAAAGGCCACACCAAGAAAGACATCAAAGAATATTTCCATTATTACCCTTGGGGCCAGTGCCCTGACACGCTCAAAGCAGAGCTTCAGCGCTACTACGAGGAAGCGAACAAACTGGCTAGTCAACTGCTAGGCTGGGTGGAAGCTTACTCTCCAGATGGGGTATCAGAGCGTTACTCTCAGCCACTGTCATCCATGATTGATGGTAGCGAGAAAACCTTGCTGCGCGTACTTCATTACCCGCCGTTGAACGGTGACGAAGAGCTCGGTGCGATCCGTGCAGGCGCCCATGAAGATATCAACCTGCTGACGGTGCTGCCCGCTGCCAACGAGCCTGGCTTGCAGGTGCTGACCAAGGAAGGCGAGTGGCTGGATGTTCCATGCGACTTCGGTAACTTGATCATCAATATCGGTGACATGCTGCAAGAAGCTTCTGGTGGCTACTTCCCGTCGACAACCCACCGCGTGATCAACCCAGAAGGTGCCGACAAGACCAAAGCGCGTATTTCACTGCCGCTATTTTTGCATCCAAAGCCAGAAGTGGTGCTGTCAGAGCGTCATACCGCAAATAGCTACCTGATGGAGCGGCTACGCGAATTGGGTGTTATTTAA
- a CDS encoding cytochrome C, producing the protein MKYFTLVFGTLLAIMLTGCEPPERGNTAAFTLPPGNAAHGEELFIHYQCLSCHVMEGYERPEVLDESGVSVVLGGRVPTLKKYQELVISVINPSHRIAPGYDPQVVTRSGESIMPSYNDVMMVTDLVDLITFLESKYELEPYEYTQYRGFYH; encoded by the coding sequence ATGAAATATTTTACATTAGTATTTGGTACCTTATTGGCCATCATGCTGACAGGTTGTGAGCCGCCGGAGCGTGGCAACACAGCTGCATTTACATTGCCTCCGGGCAATGCGGCTCATGGTGAAGAATTGTTTATTCACTACCAGTGTTTGAGCTGCCATGTCATGGAAGGTTATGAGCGACCAGAGGTACTAGACGAGTCCGGTGTGAGTGTTGTGTTGGGAGGCAGAGTTCCAACACTTAAGAAATATCAAGAATTGGTTATTTCGGTGATTAACCCTTCGCACCGCATTGCTCCAGGATATGATCCACAAGTTGTCACTCGGTCGGGAGAGTCGATTATGCCAAGTTATAACGACGTTATGATGGTTACCGACTTGGTAGATTTAATCACTTTTCTGGAAAGCAAGTATGAACTCGAGCCTTATGAATATACCCAGTACCGAGGCTTTTATCATTGA